A single region of the Mercenaria mercenaria strain notata chromosome 6, MADL_Memer_1, whole genome shotgun sequence genome encodes:
- the LOC123549827 gene encoding uncharacterized protein LOC123549827 isoform X1, which produces MWKKFLVSAMNWLIMFLFLTIVTPTLNDTEGQPADNQPTCVPFNAIFIWHTGSGRDTSFYQQRRLITTLILDFPERTEVSLVTVGAKVNTKMHFRKENTDQSWIYQLVQHDPGHSGTHVIPTQKISDAILKNENPKMAEEVFLVVNNKSVIAYRQGAAKALRKKNTCIIFSGEPTSKHVWTDLATDSYHFVILEDNTGSINCTAKSILIQTCRDIVPDIDSIMDRLYSHINVHSTINSIIIVLMITYNCLPKRVKRNLQRLCRTCFRKDNTPVAERGEDGQEQERNDRNENQFTKEQLDLDANASTNVNEEILDMPAGGRPNLPVPCIERHDIEQEALPLIHQPKWQW; this is translated from the exons ATGTGGAAAAAATTTTTGGTGTCAGCGATGAATTGGCttataatgtttctttttctgaCGATCGTGACTCCAACTTTAAATGACACAG agGGTCAGCCAGCCGATAATCAACCGACATGCGTGCCATTCAATGCTATTTTTATATGGCATACGGGTAGCGGGCGTGACACATCCTTCTATCAGCAAAGGCGCTTAATAACAACACTGATTCTTGATTTTCCTGAACGTACAGAGGTATCGTTGGTCACAGTTGGCGCAAAAGTAAAcacaaaaatgcattttagaaAGGAAAACACAGACCAAAGTTGGATCTATCAACTGGTACAGCATGATCCTGGGCACTCTGGAACACATGTCATTCCAACACAAAAAATCAGCGACGCTATTCTCAAAAACGAAAACCCTAAAATGGCAGAGGAAGTGTTCTTAGTAGTTAATAACAAATCTGTAATAGCTTATAGACAGGGAGCAGCTAAAGCGCTTAGAAAGAAAAACACATGCATTATTTTCTCTGGAGAACCGACATCAAAACATGTTTGGACAGATCTTGCAACTGATAGTTACCATTTTGTGATATTAGAGGACAACACTGGTAGCATTAACTGTACTGCAAAGTCCATCCTAATTCAAACTTGTCGGG ATATTGTACCGGACATTGACTCCATAATGGACCGTCTCTACTCTCATATAAATGTCCATTCAACTATAAACAGCATCATCATCGTTTTAATGATCACATATAACTGCCTGCCTAAGCGTGTGAAAAGAAATTTGCAGAGACTTTGCAGAACATGTTTCCGGAAAGATAACACTCCAGTTGCAGAACGTGGTGAAGACGGACAAGAACAGGAACGAAATGATCGGAATGAGAACCAGTTTACCAAA GAACAATTGGATCTTGATGCAAACGCCAGCACGAATGTGAACGAAGAAATTCTGGACATGCCTGCAGGTGGACGACCCAACCTACCTGTTCCTTGTATAGAAAGACATGACATTGAGCAAGAGGCACTTCCGTTGATCCATCAACCAAAATGGCAATGGTGA
- the LOC123549827 gene encoding uncharacterized protein LOC123549827 isoform X2 encodes MASTWRIRMLLLLMFAPVTTNDKEGQPADNQPTCVPFNAIFIWHTGSGRDTSFYQQRRLITTLILDFPERTEVSLVTVGAKVNTKMHFRKENTDQSWIYQLVQHDPGHSGTHVIPTQKISDAILKNENPKMAEEVFLVVNNKSVIAYRQGAAKALRKKNTCIIFSGEPTSKHVWTDLATDSYHFVILEDNTGSINCTAKSILIQTCRDIVPDIDSIMDRLYSHINVHSTINSIIIVLMITYNCLPKRVKRNLQRLCRTCFRKDNTPVAERGEDGQEQERNDRNENQFTKEQLDLDANASTNVNEEILDMPAGGRPNLPVPCIERHDIEQEALPLIHQPKWQW; translated from the exons ATGGCGTCGACTTGGAGGATAAGAATGCTTCTTCTTCTGATGTTCGCACCAGTAACTACAAATGACAAAG agGGTCAGCCAGCCGATAATCAACCGACATGCGTGCCATTCAATGCTATTTTTATATGGCATACGGGTAGCGGGCGTGACACATCCTTCTATCAGCAAAGGCGCTTAATAACAACACTGATTCTTGATTTTCCTGAACGTACAGAGGTATCGTTGGTCACAGTTGGCGCAAAAGTAAAcacaaaaatgcattttagaaAGGAAAACACAGACCAAAGTTGGATCTATCAACTGGTACAGCATGATCCTGGGCACTCTGGAACACATGTCATTCCAACACAAAAAATCAGCGACGCTATTCTCAAAAACGAAAACCCTAAAATGGCAGAGGAAGTGTTCTTAGTAGTTAATAACAAATCTGTAATAGCTTATAGACAGGGAGCAGCTAAAGCGCTTAGAAAGAAAAACACATGCATTATTTTCTCTGGAGAACCGACATCAAAACATGTTTGGACAGATCTTGCAACTGATAGTTACCATTTTGTGATATTAGAGGACAACACTGGTAGCATTAACTGTACTGCAAAGTCCATCCTAATTCAAACTTGTCGGG ATATTGTACCGGACATTGACTCCATAATGGACCGTCTCTACTCTCATATAAATGTCCATTCAACTATAAACAGCATCATCATCGTTTTAATGATCACATATAACTGCCTGCCTAAGCGTGTGAAAAGAAATTTGCAGAGACTTTGCAGAACATGTTTCCGGAAAGATAACACTCCAGTTGCAGAACGTGGTGAAGACGGACAAGAACAGGAACGAAATGATCGGAATGAGAACCAGTTTACCAAA GAACAATTGGATCTTGATGCAAACGCCAGCACGAATGTGAACGAAGAAATTCTGGACATGCCTGCAGGTGGACGACCCAACCTACCTGTTCCTTGTATAGAAAGACATGACATTGAGCAAGAGGCACTTCCGTTGATCCATCAACCAAAATGGCAATGGTGA